One genomic window of Staphylococcus hsinchuensis includes the following:
- a CDS encoding DNA translocase FtsK, translating to MSWFDKLFGEDNDSSNSYLNKRNQRRQRANERERHDSLHSQNNDVYERPRGKFRFPINGLDETEGSHHNDEVNESTSYRHEQTEPDFMSDQGQRRRRRQSNEADSTSQNNRNNSSYTSTKRKQSSIEHKPKQHKGTRMRIQTDALRASSNTKQNRSKPLYHQREFKASEVPSAIFGTKTPKPLKAGKIVTSNNSEDTSDSKQQETKRDYSSTGHSKTSSSESNRSEVRQQHSETSNTSNKQGTPEGKNNTINIENIYASQIVEEIRRERERKVNQKKQFKKALQQKRQQYQQNDSDSIQKAIDEMYAKQAKDYLGESSLDDLELDDIDSQNDEQHNSTQSETNTLHESNHANDASQHEGGQYSPFNYEEVDLDNVSNVHTDANETQIIEDVEDENNEQDSVETSSNNEDTESNHSEQSHLEEVQLSNPQQTNTENGTTSTTNIDENITDNQYSESNTSPENEVTEANYREIDESSSNKQHDEDSDIHETSSKEETDGENISNDQLTENTQTSEFKEDNSETSNLTEEQSTGSEHSSHVVSETPTSDIDLVDNDNDSNNDETDERSENINQNEETQSQYESTKHHSENQPQATESSIVNNSHDTASNQQSSDVENAKNNEKSTEPRTSKEQPNSNIKKRPKKSGGSPFNVVMTPSDKKRMMDAQKEKYISQHKDISNNLVDQQQEESNETMSVEDDSDKDKNEPPSQNKANLEKPSSGTTSSTQEKQKVTEPPLKPEVSNQQAVEHSVEQTVEQPSQDSQNKNSLRKGPMIQLPSTTLLEEPEEIKVDNEWIEEKKQELNEAFYYFNVPAEVQNVTEGPSVTRFELSVEKGVKVSRITALQDDIKMALAAKDIRIEAPIPGTSLVGIEVPNQSSTKVNLRSIIESPSFKNAESKLTVAMGYRINNEPLLMDIAKTPHALIAGATGSGKFVCINSILMSLLYKNHPEELKLLLIDPKMVELAPYNDLPHLVSPVITDVKAATQSLKWAVDEMERRYKVFAKYHVRNISAFNKKAPYEDRMAKIVIVIDELADLMMMAPQEVEQSIARLAQKARASGIHMLVATQRPSVNVITGLIKANIPTRIAFMVSSSVDSRTILDSGGAERLLGYGDMLYLGNGMNKPIRVQGTFVSDDEIDDVVDYIKQQREPEYLFEEKELLKKTEAQPQDELFNDVCQFMVREGHISTSLIQRQFQIGYNRAARIVDQLEQLGYVSGANGSKPRDVYMTEADLNDT from the coding sequence ATGAGCTGGTTCGATAAGCTATTTGGAGAAGATAATGATTCTAGCAATAGTTATCTTAATAAGAGAAACCAACGACGTCAAAGAGCTAATGAACGCGAGAGACATGACTCATTACATTCGCAAAATAACGATGTATACGAGAGACCTAGAGGTAAATTTAGATTTCCCATCAATGGTTTAGATGAGACGGAAGGTTCTCATCATAATGACGAGGTGAATGAATCTACTTCATACAGACACGAACAGACAGAACCTGACTTTATGAGTGATCAAGGTCAACGTAGACGCCGTAGACAAAGCAATGAGGCAGATTCAACATCACAGAATAATCGTAACAATAGTAGTTATACATCGACTAAACGCAAACAATCTAGTATAGAGCATAAGCCTAAACAACACAAAGGCACAAGAATGCGTATACAAACAGACGCTTTACGTGCGAGTAGTAATACGAAACAAAATCGTTCAAAACCTTTGTATCATCAACGAGAGTTTAAAGCGAGCGAAGTACCGTCAGCTATTTTCGGTACGAAGACGCCTAAACCGCTTAAAGCAGGTAAGATTGTAACTTCTAACAACTCTGAAGACACTTCGGATTCTAAACAACAAGAAACGAAAAGAGATTACAGTAGCACTGGGCATTCAAAAACTTCATCTTCTGAAAGCAATCGCAGTGAAGTACGTCAACAACATTCAGAAACGTCAAACACTTCGAATAAACAAGGGACACCAGAAGGTAAGAACAATACGATAAATATTGAAAATATTTACGCGTCACAAATTGTTGAAGAAATTCGTAGAGAACGTGAACGCAAAGTTAACCAGAAAAAGCAATTTAAAAAGGCTTTACAACAAAAGCGTCAACAATATCAACAAAACGATTCTGATAGTATACAAAAAGCGATTGATGAAATGTATGCAAAACAAGCGAAAGATTATTTAGGTGAAAGTTCTTTAGATGACCTAGAATTAGATGATATTGATTCACAAAACGATGAACAACATAATTCAACACAAAGTGAAACAAATACATTACATGAATCAAATCATGCAAATGATGCGTCACAGCATGAAGGTGGACAATATTCACCATTTAATTATGAAGAAGTTGACTTAGATAATGTAAGTAACGTACATACAGATGCAAACGAAACACAAATTATTGAAGACGTTGAAGACGAGAATAATGAGCAAGATTCTGTAGAAACATCCTCAAATAATGAGGACACGGAATCAAATCATTCAGAACAATCTCATTTAGAAGAAGTGCAATTATCTAATCCTCAACAAACAAATACGGAAAATGGTACTACTTCTACAACGAATATTGATGAAAATATAACAGACAATCAATATTCAGAATCTAATACTTCACCAGAAAATGAAGTAACTGAGGCAAATTATCGAGAAATTGATGAATCTTCAAGCAATAAACAACACGATGAGGATTCAGATATTCATGAAACTTCATCGAAAGAAGAAACTGATGGTGAAAACATATCTAACGACCAATTAACAGAAAACACTCAAACTTCTGAGTTTAAAGAAGATAATTCAGAAACATCTAATTTAACAGAAGAACAAAGTACTGGAAGTGAACATTCATCGCATGTTGTTTCAGAAACACCGACATCCGATATTGATTTAGTTGATAATGATAATGATTCTAATAACGATGAAACAGATGAACGCTCTGAAAACATAAACCAAAATGAAGAAACACAATCGCAGTACGAAAGTACAAAACATCACAGTGAAAATCAACCTCAAGCAACGGAATCATCTATCGTTAATAATTCGCATGATACTGCATCAAATCAGCAATCTTCAGATGTTGAAAATGCAAAAAATAATGAAAAATCAACGGAACCACGAACATCGAAAGAACAACCAAATTCAAATATTAAGAAACGTCCTAAGAAGAGTGGGGGTAGCCCGTTCAATGTTGTAATGACGCCTTCAGATAAGAAACGCATGATGGATGCACAAAAAGAAAAATATATTTCACAACATAAAGATATTTCAAATAACCTCGTAGACCAACAACAAGAAGAATCGAATGAAACAATGTCGGTTGAAGACGATTCAGATAAAGATAAAAATGAGCCACCAAGTCAAAATAAGGCAAATCTTGAAAAACCAAGCAGTGGAACAACTTCTTCTACACAAGAAAAACAGAAGGTAACTGAGCCGCCACTAAAACCAGAAGTTTCAAATCAACAAGCAGTTGAACATTCGGTAGAACAAACCGTTGAACAACCATCGCAAGATTCTCAAAATAAAAATTCATTAAGAAAAGGTCCAATGATTCAACTACCAAGTACAACTCTTCTAGAAGAGCCAGAAGAAATCAAGGTAGATAATGAGTGGATTGAAGAAAAGAAACAAGAACTTAATGAAGCATTTTATTACTTTAATGTACCAGCAGAAGTCCAAAATGTTACAGAAGGACCAAGTGTGACACGTTTCGAACTTTCTGTTGAAAAAGGTGTGAAAGTGTCACGTATTACTGCATTACAAGATGATATAAAGATGGCTTTAGCAGCAAAAGATATTAGAATAGAAGCACCGATACCGGGTACGAGTCTAGTTGGTATCGAAGTGCCCAACCAATCATCGACAAAAGTTAACTTGCGTTCGATTATTGAATCACCAAGTTTTAAAAATGCTGAGTCCAAATTAACAGTTGCTATGGGTTATCGTATAAATAACGAACCACTGTTGATGGATATAGCTAAGACACCGCATGCACTTATAGCAGGCGCAACAGGTTCAGGTAAATTTGTATGTATCAACAGTATTCTTATGTCATTGCTTTATAAAAACCATCCAGAAGAGTTAAAGTTATTACTCATAGATCCTAAGATGGTTGAATTAGCGCCATATAATGATTTACCACATTTAGTGTCACCTGTAATTACAGACGTAAAAGCAGCTACACAAAGTCTTAAATGGGCTGTCGATGAAATGGAACGTCGTTACAAAGTATTTGCGAAATACCATGTACGAAATATTTCAGCATTTAATAAAAAAGCACCATATGAAGACAGAATGGCGAAAATCGTTATCGTTATCGATGAGCTTGCCGATTTAATGATGATGGCACCACAAGAAGTTGAACAATCTATTGCACGTTTAGCACAAAAAGCACGTGCAAGTGGTATCCATATGTTAGTTGCTACACAACGACCTTCTGTAAATGTCATAACTGGATTAATCAAAGCAAACATTCCAACTAGAATTGCATTTATGGTATCATCAAGCGTAGATTCACGTACTATTTTAGATAGTGGTGGCGCTGAACGTTTATTAGGTTATGGTGACATGCTTTATTTAGGTAATGGTATGAATAAACCAATCCGCGTTCAAGGTACATTTGTTTCAGACGATGAAATAGATGATGTAGTAGACTATATAAAACAACAACGTGAACCTGAATATTTATTTGAAGAAAAAGAGCTCCTTAAGAAGACTGAAGCACAACCACAAGACGAATTATTCAATGATGTTTGTCAATTTATGGTTCGAGAAGGACATATTTCTACGTCATTAATTCAAAGACAATTCCAAATCGGATATAATAGAGCAGCAAGAATCGTAGACCAACTTGAACAATTAGGTTATGTTTCAGGTGCAAATGGTTCTAAACCGCGAGATGTGTATATGACAGAAGCTGATTTAAATGACACATAA
- the ytpR gene encoding YtpR family tRNA-binding protein, translating into MNLFYNKEAVGDVAFLQIDPTPGEFSYETKGDVVEITRESQVVGYNIFNVSQHVEINGNGHIKLTESLLNGLQQLIKNAGFNYELDADLSPKFIVGYVETKEKHPDADKLSVLNIDVATEKLQIVCGAPNVEAGQKVVIAKVGAVMPSGMVIKDAKLRGVESSGMVCSMKELNLPNAPQEKGIMVLSDDYKVGQPFFEE; encoded by the coding sequence ATGAATTTATTTTATAATAAAGAAGCAGTAGGAGATGTAGCTTTTTTACAAATTGATCCTACACCAGGTGAATTTAGTTACGAAACTAAAGGAGATGTAGTGGAAATCACACGTGAAAGTCAAGTAGTTGGCTATAACATCTTCAACGTTTCTCAACACGTAGAAATTAATGGAAATGGACATATCAAACTCACAGAATCATTGCTCAATGGGCTACAACAGTTAATTAAAAATGCTGGATTTAATTATGAACTAGACGCTGATTTATCACCCAAATTTATAGTTGGATATGTAGAAACGAAAGAAAAACATCCAGACGCTGATAAATTGAGTGTATTAAATATAGATGTAGCAACTGAAAAGTTACAAATTGTTTGTGGTGCACCGAATGTTGAAGCGGGTCAAAAGGTAGTCATTGCTAAGGTAGGCGCAGTAATGCCTAGTGGTATGGTGATTAAAGATGCGAAACTCAGAGGCGTAGAGTCAAGTGGTATGGTATGTTCTATGAAAGAATTGAACTTGCCGAATGCACCGCAAGAAAAAGGAATTATGGTGTTATCTGATGATTACAAAGTGGGACAACCATTTTTTGAAGAATAA
- a CDS encoding DUF1444 domain-containing protein, translated as MNVFQMRDKLKERLSHLNVKFSYNREEETLRISREDNGKGVTVKLDTIVAKYKEQKENIVDEIAYYVTEAIGQMKDQDISELENIEVMPVLRSPSFDKKDKNGVPFVIECHTAETNIYYAVDLGKSYRLINEKMLEQMNLTQQQLKEMALFNVRKLDNKYKTDEVKGNIFYFVNSNDGYDASRILNTQFLNEIQQQCEGEMLVAVPHQDVLIIADIRNKTGYDVMAHLTMEFFTKGLVPITSLSFGYDQSHFEPIFILGKNNKQKRDPNVIQRLEATRKQYQNKDKH; from the coding sequence ATGAATGTCTTTCAAATGAGAGATAAGCTTAAAGAACGTTTAAGTCATTTAAATGTGAAATTTAGTTATAATCGCGAAGAAGAAACATTACGTATTTCAAGAGAAGATAACGGTAAAGGTGTAACCGTTAAACTTGATACAATTGTAGCTAAATATAAAGAACAAAAGGAAAATATCGTAGACGAAATTGCATATTATGTTACTGAAGCTATTGGTCAAATGAAAGATCAAGATATTTCAGAACTTGAAAACATAGAAGTAATGCCAGTATTAAGATCACCAAGTTTTGACAAAAAAGATAAAAACGGTGTTCCATTTGTTATCGAATGTCATACTGCAGAAACAAATATATATTATGCTGTTGACTTAGGTAAGTCATACCGTTTAATAAATGAAAAAATGTTGGAACAAATGAATTTAACACAACAACAATTAAAAGAAATGGCTTTATTCAACGTCAGAAAATTAGACAATAAATACAAAACTGATGAAGTTAAAGGTAATATTTTCTACTTTGTTAATTCAAATGATGGTTATGATGCGAGTCGCATATTGAATACCCAATTCTTAAATGAAATTCAACAACAGTGCGAAGGTGAAATGTTAGTTGCCGTACCACATCAAGATGTATTGATTATTGCTGATATACGAAACAAAACAGGTTATGATGTTATGGCACATTTAACAATGGAGTTTTTCACTAAAGGATTAGTGCCGATTACTTCATTATCATTTGGTTACGATCAAAGTCACTTTGAACCTATATTTATTCTAGGTAAAAATAACAAACAAAAAAGAGATCCGAATGTTATTCAAAGATTAGAAGCAACAAGAAAACAATATCAAAATAAAGATAAGCATTAA
- a CDS encoding thioredoxin family protein: protein MKALENEQQFNELKQQKTVFLFTADWCPDCKVIEPDLPQLEEKYDSYHFVSVDRDQFMDICIEHGIMGIPSFLVYRNNEQIGSYIGKERKSIEQIDEFLSSL, encoded by the coding sequence ATGAAAGCATTAGAAAATGAACAACAATTTAATGAATTGAAACAACAAAAGACAGTATTTCTTTTCACTGCAGATTGGTGCCCTGATTGTAAAGTCATCGAACCAGATTTACCTCAATTAGAGGAAAAGTATGATTCATATCATTTTGTATCTGTAGATAGAGATCAATTTATGGATATTTGTATTGAACATGGCATTATGGGCATCCCAAGTTTTTTAGTATATCGAAACAATGAACAAATAGGCTCGTACATTGGGAAAGAACGCAAATCTATCGAGCAAATAGATGAATTTTTATCTAGTTTATAA
- a CDS encoding M42 family metallopeptidase — translation MTIDFNKTIKRMQTLTELHGAPGFEDDVKSYLIKEMEPCVDEFVYNRMGGFYGVKKSNKQNAKKVMVAAHMDEVGFMVTHITPQGLLHFTNLGGVANDIWQGQRLKVKTREDEEIIGIVSNIPKHFRSGNEGAPKIEDLMLDIGCDSESEVLSRGIQIGDSIVPETPFTQLSEYRYASKAWDNRYGCLIALELLESLQGETLDFDLYVGANVQEEVGLRGARPAAELVDPDVAFVVDCSPANDMKGSQRLSGTLGAGTLIRLKDGTMILKPSFRDYLMRLVEQHDINYQYYISPGGTDGGEIHKANIGVPTAVIGVCARYIHSTNAVFDIRDYHSARQLLIQSVTQLDDKQIEHLQYQ, via the coding sequence GTGACTATTGATTTTAATAAAACAATTAAGAGAATGCAGACATTAACAGAATTACATGGTGCTCCAGGGTTCGAAGATGATGTTAAATCATATTTAATAAAAGAGATGGAACCTTGCGTCGATGAGTTTGTTTATAACCGAATGGGCGGGTTTTATGGCGTGAAGAAATCAAATAAACAAAACGCAAAAAAAGTAATGGTTGCTGCACACATGGATGAAGTTGGATTCATGGTGACGCATATAACCCCACAAGGTTTATTACATTTCACTAATTTAGGCGGTGTCGCAAATGATATTTGGCAAGGACAACGCTTAAAAGTAAAGACACGCGAAGACGAAGAAATTATCGGAATTGTATCTAATATACCTAAACACTTTAGATCCGGTAATGAAGGTGCACCTAAGATTGAAGATTTGATGTTGGATATAGGTTGTGACTCAGAATCAGAAGTCCTTTCACGTGGTATACAGATTGGAGATTCAATCGTTCCTGAAACACCGTTTACACAGTTATCTGAATACCGTTATGCTAGTAAAGCATGGGATAATCGCTATGGTTGTTTAATTGCCCTAGAACTATTAGAGTCATTACAAGGAGAAACGTTAGATTTCGATTTATATGTGGGTGCAAATGTACAAGAGGAAGTAGGTCTCAGAGGTGCACGCCCAGCAGCCGAATTAGTCGATCCTGACGTTGCTTTTGTAGTAGATTGTTCACCAGCCAATGATATGAAGGGAAGTCAACGTCTCTCAGGTACATTAGGAGCTGGAACGTTAATTAGACTTAAGGACGGGACGATGATACTCAAGCCTTCATTTAGAGACTATTTAATGCGTTTGGTAGAACAACATGATATCAATTACCAATATTACATTTCACCAGGTGGAACAGATGGTGGAGAAATTCATAAAGCAAATATTGGCGTACCGACAGCTGTGATTGGTGTATGTGCTAGATATATCCATAGCACAAATGCAGTATTTGATATTAGAGATTATCACTCAGCTCGACAATTATTAATTCAATCAGTTACGCAATTGGATGATAAACAAATAGAACATTTACAATATCAATAA
- a CDS encoding PepSY domain-containing protein produces MFSKMKWYFTFIFSFLSIIGVMYLIHRQLHHHVFQSEKTLAEVKTYFRNVVGSYILNETVTYETSEGTFTVYQGGITTQSNDKRTYYDFYADANNGEIIDIIERTS; encoded by the coding sequence ATGTTCAGTAAAATGAAGTGGTACTTTACCTTTATTTTTTCATTTCTATCTATTATCGGTGTGATGTATTTAATTCATCGACAATTACACCATCATGTCTTTCAATCCGAAAAGACGTTAGCAGAAGTTAAAACATATTTCAGAAATGTTGTCGGCTCATACATATTAAATGAAACCGTAACATATGAAACAAGTGAAGGTACATTTACGGTTTACCAAGGTGGTATTACAACGCAATCAAATGATAAACGCACGTATTATGATTTCTATGCTGATGCCAACAACGGTGAAATCATCGATATTATTGAACGTACTTCTTAA
- the trmB gene encoding tRNA (guanosine(46)-N7)-methyltransferase TrmB: MRVRYKPWAEDYLKSHPEIVDMDGAHAGKISDWFEKEQPIYIEIGSGKGQFITTLAEQHPEINFISMEREKSVMVNVLQKVFDLGLTNIKLICNDAIELNEYFKDEEVSRIYLNFSDPWPKKRHAKRRLTYHTYLARYKQILKKDGEIHFKTDNRGLFAYSLESMSQFGMYFTKMNLNLHEEDIEENIVTEYEKKFSEKGSRIYRMEAKFHE; this comes from the coding sequence ATGAGAGTGCGATACAAACCATGGGCTGAAGATTATTTGAAATCTCATCCAGAGATTGTAGATATGGATGGTGCACATGCAGGTAAGATAAGTGATTGGTTTGAAAAAGAACAACCGATTTATATAGAAATTGGTTCAGGTAAAGGCCAATTCATCACAACTTTAGCAGAACAACATCCTGAAATTAATTTTATTTCTATGGAACGTGAAAAAAGTGTCATGGTAAACGTTTTACAGAAAGTATTTGATTTAGGATTAACAAATATCAAATTAATTTGTAATGATGCGATAGAATTAAATGAATATTTTAAAGATGAAGAAGTTTCTCGTATCTATTTAAACTTTTCTGATCCATGGCCTAAAAAACGACATGCCAAACGTCGTTTAACATATCATACGTATTTAGCACGTTATAAACAAATATTAAAGAAAGATGGAGAAATCCATTTTAAAACAGATAATCGTGGTCTGTTTGCGTATAGTTTAGAAAGCATGTCGCAATTTGGTATGTATTTCACGAAAATGAATTTAAATTTACATGAAGAAGATATAGAAGAAAATATCGTCACTGAATATGAGAAAAAGTTTTCCGAAAAAGGTTCTCGTATTTACCGAATGGAAGCTAAATTCCATGAATAA
- a CDS encoding phosphotransferase family protein, whose product MEQFYQLGWTLDSAGGASGEAYMAEQDGQKLFLKRNSNPFIAALSAEGIVPKLVWTKRIETGEVVTAQHWKNGRELAFNEMKENRVALLLKKIHNSKTLLNMLKRMEMEPITPEIMLNKINASLSREVLTHHVTRKALTYLEDNIPDMDPRFFTVVHGDVNHNNWLLSDRDELYLVDWEDAMIADPAIDLGMLLYNYVPERNWAQWLEEYGVKDSIELQKRMKWYTAIQAIGMIQWYEEQKRYKDMNMWLKFLNDMMNHNAFI is encoded by the coding sequence TTGGAGCAGTTTTATCAATTAGGGTGGACACTTGATTCTGCAGGAGGCGCATCTGGTGAAGCTTACATGGCCGAACAAGATGGACAAAAGCTATTCTTAAAAAGAAATTCTAATCCTTTTATAGCGGCATTATCTGCCGAAGGAATCGTACCGAAACTAGTATGGACGAAACGTATTGAAACTGGAGAGGTTGTCACAGCGCAACATTGGAAAAACGGTAGAGAGCTTGCTTTTAACGAAATGAAAGAAAATCGTGTCGCTTTATTGTTAAAAAAGATACACAATTCTAAAACTTTATTAAACATGCTTAAAAGAATGGAAATGGAACCTATCACACCTGAAATAATGTTGAATAAGATTAATGCCTCGTTGTCACGCGAAGTACTTACGCATCATGTGACAAGGAAGGCGCTTACTTATTTAGAAGACAATATACCTGATATGGATCCTCGCTTTTTCACCGTCGTTCATGGCGATGTAAACCACAACAATTGGTTACTTTCTGATCGAGATGAACTTTATTTGGTTGATTGGGAAGATGCCATGATTGCCGACCCTGCAATTGATTTAGGTATGCTGCTTTACAACTACGTTCCTGAAAGAAACTGGGCACAGTGGTTAGAAGAATATGGAGTAAAAGATTCAATTGAATTACAAAAGAGAATGAAATGGTACACAGCTATTCAAGCCATAGGAATGATTCAATGGTATGAAGAACAGAAACGTTACAAAGACATGAATATGTGGTTGAAATTTTTAAATGATATGATGAATCATAATGCATTTATATAA
- the dat gene encoding D-amino-acid transaminase, with product MTKVLINEQLVEEQDAKVPYNDRGYVFGDGIYEYIRIYDNYMFTAKPHFERLVRSAGEIGLNLKYSVDGFIELVQELIDANGIINGGVYIQVTRGAAPRDHAFPEESTEANVMAFTKSYDRPYKKLEEGISAVTTEDIRWLRCDIKSLNLLGNVLAKEYAAKNNAGEAIQHREDIVTEGSSSNVYAIKDGEIYTHPVNNYILNGITRKVIKSIAEQYEIEFNEEVFTLDFLKNADEVIVSSTSVEVMPVVKLNDKPVGDGEVGSITKKLQEGFTKYIAEDRK from the coding sequence ATGACAAAAGTATTAATCAATGAACAATTAGTAGAAGAACAAGATGCAAAAGTACCGTACAATGACAGAGGATATGTATTTGGTGACGGCATTTATGAATATATCCGTATTTATGACAATTATATGTTTACGGCGAAACCTCATTTTGAAAGATTAGTAAGAAGTGCTGGAGAAATCGGTTTAAATTTAAAATATAGTGTTGATGGATTTATCGAATTAGTTCAAGAATTAATCGATGCCAATGGTATTATTAACGGCGGTGTTTATATCCAAGTGACAAGAGGTGCAGCACCACGTGATCATGCGTTCCCAGAGGAATCAACAGAAGCAAATGTTATGGCATTTACTAAATCATATGATCGCCCTTATAAAAAATTAGAAGAAGGTATCAGTGCAGTAACAACTGAAGATATACGTTGGTTAAGATGTGATATTAAAAGTTTAAACTTACTTGGTAACGTCTTAGCAAAAGAATACGCAGCTAAAAATAACGCTGGCGAAGCTATTCAACATAGAGAAGACATCGTCACTGAAGGTTCTTCTAGTAACGTATATGCGATTAAAGATGGAGAAATTTATACACATCCAGTTAATAACTACATCTTGAACGGTATTACACGTAAAGTGATAAAATCTATTGCTGAACAATATGAAATTGAATTTAATGAAGAAGTCTTTACTTTAGATTTTCTTAAAAATGCAGATGAAGTTATTGTTTCAAGTACTTCAGTTGAGGTTATGCCTGTAGTTAAATTAAATGATAAACCAGTAGGAGATGGAGAAGTAGGCTCAATTACTAAAAAGTTACAAGAAGGATTCACAAAATATATAGCTGAAGATAGAAAATAA
- the pepV gene encoding dipeptidase PepV, giving the protein MWREKVQEYEDQIIEDLNGLLKIESVREDNKADEDHPVGPGPREALDYMYKLAQRDGFESHDVDHIAGRIEAGEGSDLFGILCHVDVVPAGEGWDSNPFDPVVTDKDIIARGTLDDKGPTIAAYYAVKILNEMNVNWKKRIHIIIGTDEESDWLCTDRYFKTEEMPALGFAPDAEFPAIHGEKGISTFDIKQTSKDDELDEPDYELISFKSGQRYNMVPDEAEAHVGVKENMTDVIQNFEQYLSEQNLDGESTVDSGVLVLNVQGKAVHGMDPSIGVNAGLYLLNFLSALNLDKTAANFIDFSEKYLFESHFGEKMGMKYHTDTMGDVTTNIGVISYDKENGGQYGVNLRYPQGFEFEEAMDRFKNEIKQLGFTFEIGKDQKPHYVEKDDPFVQKLVQVYREQTGDEAEPYTIGGGTYARNLDKGVAYGAMFKGSEDLMHQKNEYISKKQLFDATSIYLQSIYEICVEG; this is encoded by the coding sequence ATGTGGAGAGAAAAAGTTCAAGAGTACGAAGATCAAATAATAGAGGACTTAAATGGATTACTAAAAATCGAAAGTGTCCGAGAAGACAACAAAGCAGATGAAGACCATCCAGTCGGTCCAGGGCCGCGCGAAGCTTTAGATTATATGTATAAATTGGCTCAAAGAGATGGCTTCGAATCACATGACGTGGATCATATCGCAGGACGTATAGAAGCAGGTGAAGGTTCTGACTTATTTGGCATTCTATGTCACGTAGATGTTGTGCCAGCAGGAGAAGGTTGGGATTCAAACCCATTTGACCCAGTGGTAACTGATAAAGATATAATCGCTAGAGGGACATTAGATGATAAAGGCCCAACAATTGCAGCGTATTATGCTGTTAAAATTCTTAACGAGATGAATGTAAACTGGAAAAAAAGAATACATATAATCATAGGTACAGACGAAGAGTCTGACTGGTTATGTACAGATCGTTACTTCAAAACCGAAGAAATGCCTGCTTTAGGTTTTGCGCCAGATGCGGAATTTCCTGCAATTCATGGAGAAAAAGGTATCAGTACATTCGATATTAAACAAACTTCAAAAGATGATGAGTTAGATGAACCTGACTATGAACTTATTTCATTTAAATCAGGTCAACGTTATAATATGGTGCCTGATGAAGCAGAAGCACATGTTGGCGTCAAAGAAAACATGACAGATGTGATACAAAACTTCGAACAATATTTATCTGAACAAAATTTAGATGGAGAAAGTACAGTGGATAGTGGCGTGTTAGTATTAAATGTCCAAGGTAAAGCTGTACATGGTATGGATCCTTCAATTGGAGTAAATGCAGGTCTTTATTTATTGAATTTCTTATCTGCATTGAACTTGGATAAAACTGCTGCAAACTTTATTGATTTTAGTGAAAAATATTTATTTGAATCACACTTCGGCGAAAAAATGGGTATGAAATACCATACAGATACGATGGGGGATGTGACTACAAATATTGGTGTTATTAGCTATGACAAAGAAAATGGCGGCCAATATGGTGTTAATTTAAGATATCCGCAAGGTTTTGAATTTGAAGAAGCGATGGACCGCTTTAAAAATGAAATTAAACAACTTGGATTTACTTTTGAAATAGGTAAAGATCAAAAACCTCATTACGTAGAAAAAGATGACCCATTCGTACAGAAATTAGTGCAAGTATATCGTGAACAAACTGGAGATGAAGCCGAACCATATACAATCGGCGGTGGAACATATGCACGTAACCTTGATAAAGGTGTTGCTTATGGTGCTATGTTTAAAGGTTCAGAAGACTTAATGCATCAAAAGAATGAATATATTTCTAAAAAGCAATTATTTGATGCAACAAGTATTTATTTACAATCAATTTATGAAATATGCGTGGAGGGATAA